From a single Marinobacter sp. THAF197a genomic region:
- a CDS encoding DUF1631 domain-containing protein, with product MAHDNKVVHLSGQKPVGRFSLPPALIRLRDASGQSLKSVLGSFFEQADDSLFALADRAGSNQDQTAYFDAMRELRLRRKSMAVSMLQYVSQAFNEFGRFKPSHSGSALEEVDQDSLSLLDHSELEQQVAIDNLVTKLRNRYQEPVRMLAARVRHLMPEIQMSDDQMPLSPEVICGGIAEACSDLDIDIRAKLVVLKLFERLLVDKLAALYDQANKTLIAEGVLPDMRRAPVGGSSPQPKRPVPQAGAPALSPGQAGAEQGGSGAASFPTFSELSALLHQGETSSATGSLPAGGVTLDTGGLMARLSDLQGSLTQVSGVEVVPLRQQIVSVLQEPGGKKATLGQVDGDVVNLVSMLFDFILEDRQLHPVMKALIGRLQIPVLKVALSDRNFFNRGGHPVRKLLNELALSAIGWSEKRQGMRDPLREKIEEVVDRVLNEFTDNVELFEELLKDFGHFMDLDRRRRELVEQRLRDAEEGRARQERASQAATKLIQEETAGRDIPAAVMQILSEPWTRYLQWVVLRQGEESEQWQSACAVTERLIWSVDPRPVSDETRSELLRAIPEVVEDLRSALQEISWDPFSTDAAIRDLELAHVDVFQKLVTAPVSDAQKVPEDHAMAEEELDQPEQMLAPPEPQVDAGAPEQVAQPEIEPVVAESVQSDAQPATEAPVAAEETPSAPVVAAEWLARADQLRVGSWIEMVRDDTRVRCKLAAFIKATGKYIFVNRSGAKVAEYHRDDLAVALQEGVITLLDDGLIFDRALESIIDNLRHSRKD from the coding sequence ATGGCGCACGATAACAAGGTTGTCCATTTATCCGGCCAGAAACCGGTGGGCCGGTTTTCGCTTCCGCCTGCTCTTATACGGTTACGTGACGCATCCGGTCAGTCTCTGAAATCTGTGCTGGGGTCTTTCTTCGAGCAGGCAGACGACAGTCTGTTCGCCCTTGCGGATCGGGCTGGTTCTAATCAGGACCAGACAGCGTACTTCGATGCCATGCGGGAGCTCAGACTGCGCCGCAAATCCATGGCGGTCTCGATGCTTCAGTATGTCAGCCAGGCCTTCAATGAATTTGGGCGCTTCAAACCCTCGCACTCCGGCTCTGCCCTTGAGGAAGTCGATCAGGATTCCCTGAGCCTTCTGGATCACTCAGAACTGGAGCAACAGGTCGCCATTGATAATCTGGTGACCAAGCTGCGCAATCGCTACCAGGAGCCGGTCCGGATGCTGGCCGCTCGGGTGCGCCACCTGATGCCCGAGATTCAGATGTCTGATGATCAGATGCCCCTGAGCCCCGAGGTTATCTGTGGCGGAATCGCCGAGGCCTGTTCTGACCTGGATATCGATATTCGTGCCAAGCTGGTTGTGCTCAAGCTTTTTGAGCGCCTGCTGGTGGACAAACTCGCAGCCCTGTATGACCAGGCCAATAAAACTCTGATAGCCGAAGGCGTGTTGCCCGATATGCGCCGGGCACCTGTCGGCGGTTCGTCGCCCCAGCCAAAGAGGCCGGTGCCACAGGCTGGAGCCCCGGCTTTGTCGCCAGGACAGGCAGGTGCCGAGCAGGGGGGGAGTGGTGCTGCCAGTTTTCCCACGTTTTCGGAATTGAGTGCGTTGCTGCATCAGGGAGAGACATCTTCCGCCACAGGCAGTCTGCCCGCGGGTGGCGTGACACTTGATACTGGCGGGTTGATGGCCCGGCTCAGTGATCTGCAAGGTTCTCTCACCCAGGTATCCGGGGTAGAAGTGGTGCCATTGCGCCAGCAGATTGTCTCGGTCCTGCAGGAGCCCGGCGGCAAGAAAGCGACGTTGGGCCAGGTTGACGGCGATGTGGTCAATCTCGTATCAATGCTGTTCGATTTCATACTGGAAGATCGGCAATTGCATCCGGTGATGAAGGCGCTGATCGGGCGTTTGCAGATTCCGGTCCTGAAGGTTGCCCTGAGCGATCGTAATTTCTTCAATCGTGGCGGTCATCCGGTTCGCAAATTGTTGAATGAACTCGCACTGTCGGCGATAGGCTGGTCCGAAAAGCGCCAGGGCATGCGGGACCCGCTCCGGGAAAAAATTGAAGAAGTGGTTGATCGTGTCCTGAATGAGTTCACCGACAATGTCGAATTGTTCGAGGAGTTGCTTAAGGATTTCGGCCACTTTATGGATCTGGACCGGCGCCGTCGTGAGCTGGTTGAGCAGCGTCTTCGGGACGCTGAGGAAGGTCGGGCTCGCCAGGAACGTGCAAGCCAGGCGGCCACCAAGCTCATTCAGGAAGAAACAGCCGGCCGTGATATACCAGCTGCGGTGATGCAGATTCTCAGCGAGCCCTGGACTCGTTACCTGCAATGGGTGGTACTGCGTCAGGGCGAAGAAAGCGAGCAGTGGCAATCCGCCTGCGCGGTCACCGAGCGCCTGATCTGGAGTGTGGACCCAAGGCCGGTATCGGATGAAACCCGCTCTGAGCTGCTTCGGGCAATACCGGAGGTGGTCGAGGACCTTCGCAGTGCTTTGCAGGAAATTTCCTGGGACCCGTTCTCAACCGACGCTGCCATTCGTGACCTGGAGCTGGCTCACGTTGATGTTTTCCAGAAACTGGTAACGGCACCGGTCAGCGACGCCCAGAAGGTGCCAGAAGACCATGCCATGGCCGAAGAGGAGCTGGATCAGCCGGAACAAATGCTGGCGCCTCCGGAACCTCAGGTGGATGCCGGTGCCCCAGAGCAAGTCGCGCAGCCTGAAATCGAACCGGTCGTGGCGGAGAGCGTTCAGAGTGACGCGCAGCCGGCAACGGAAGCGCCGGTGGCTGCTGAAGAAACGCCGTCTGCTCCGGTTGTTGCGGCGGAATGGCTGGCCCGGGCGGATCAGCTCCGGGTTGGCTCGTGGATCGAGATGGTGCGCGATGATACCCGTGTGCGCTGCAAACTGGCGGCCTTCATCAAGGCAACCGGCAAGTACATTTTTGTCAATCGCAGCGGCGCCAAGGTGGCAGAGTACCATCGGGATGATCTGGCGGTGGCGCTGCAGGAAGGCGTTATTACGCTTCTCGACGACGGCCTGATTTTTGACCGGGCGCTGGAATCCATCATCGATAACCTCCGCCATAGTCGAAAGGATTGA
- the nadC gene encoding carboxylating nicotinate-nucleotide diphosphorylase — MIAPELLRQALIESVAQSLREDIGDGDITAMLIPADKTATGRVITREPARLSGRAWVEEVFRQVDPAVELTWFFKDGDDLAADDVIFRMAGRARSLLTAERAALNWLQTLSGVATTCAAYATKVAHTGVRLLDTRKTLPGMRLAQKYAVTCGDCHNHRLGLWDAFLIKENHIAACGSIANAISEARRIAPGRPVEVETESMDELNQALSAGADIIMLDEFSLEDMVEAVRITASKAKLEASGGINAQTLVPVAETGVDYISIGALTKDVRAIDLSMRLD; from the coding sequence ATGATTGCCCCTGAACTGCTCCGCCAGGCCCTTATTGAATCCGTTGCCCAAAGCCTTCGCGAGGACATTGGTGATGGCGACATTACCGCCATGCTGATTCCGGCGGATAAAACCGCAACCGGCCGGGTGATCACTCGCGAACCGGCACGCCTGTCCGGACGAGCCTGGGTTGAAGAAGTATTCCGGCAGGTGGACCCGGCAGTTGAACTGACCTGGTTTTTCAAAGACGGCGATGATCTGGCGGCCGATGACGTTATCTTCCGGATGGCGGGCCGGGCCCGATCACTTCTGACCGCAGAGCGAGCCGCCCTTAACTGGCTACAAACACTGTCTGGCGTCGCCACCACCTGCGCAGCCTACGCGACGAAGGTCGCCCATACCGGAGTGCGATTACTGGATACCCGGAAAACCCTGCCGGGCATGCGACTGGCGCAAAAGTACGCAGTCACATGCGGGGATTGCCACAATCACCGCCTGGGCCTGTGGGATGCCTTTCTGATCAAGGAAAACCACATTGCCGCCTGCGGCTCAATTGCCAACGCCATCAGTGAAGCCCGGCGCATTGCACCGGGCCGCCCGGTGGAGGTAGAAACGGAATCGATGGACGAGCTAAATCAGGCCCTGAGCGCGGGCGCCGACATCATCATGCTGGATGAATTCTCGCTTGAGGACATGGTTGAAGCCGTGCGAATTACCGCCAGCAAGGCAAAACTGGAAGCTTCCGGCGGCATCAATGCCCAGACACTGGTACCAGTGGCGGAAACCGGGGTGGATTACATCTCCATCGGCGCCCTGACCAAAGACGTCAGGGCGATCGACCTCTCCATGCGGCTGGACTGA
- a CDS encoding YqcC family protein, with protein sequence MSNRVDQVTDSLLRIEIELRRMDVWEASPPPEHAFQSTQPFCLDTMEFTQWLQFVFLQKMKALVEAGQPLPAVSGIAPMAEEHFRGRAQSGQRLVEALEEMDRLLSGR encoded by the coding sequence ATGAGTAATCGAGTGGATCAGGTAACCGATAGCCTGTTGAGAATCGAGATTGAGCTCCGGCGGATGGACGTCTGGGAAGCGAGCCCACCACCGGAGCATGCATTCCAAAGTACCCAGCCGTTTTGCCTCGACACTATGGAGTTCACCCAGTGGCTGCAGTTTGTCTTCTTGCAGAAGATGAAGGCGCTGGTGGAGGCGGGGCAACCGTTACCCGCGGTGTCTGGCATTGCGCCCATGGCGGAAGAGCATTTCCGGGGGCGGGCGCAGTCAGGCCAGCGCCTTGTTGAGGCGCTGGAAGAGATGGACCGGTTGTTGTCTGGTCGTTGA
- a CDS encoding ParA family protein, whose product MRRVVFNQKGGVGKSSITCNLAAISAARGKRTLVVDLDPQGNSTHYLLGKPASELKDTAADLLEQTVAFSMFTRRPDEFVHASSFNNLFVLPSSPELDFLERKLEAKHKIYKLREFLKKLSESFDEIYIDTAPALNFYTRSALIAAQRCLIPFDCDDFSRQALYNILHEIKELQEDHNQELVVEGIIANQFQPRASLPKQLVKELTEEGLPVLPVRLSSSVKMKESHQSRQPLIHMAPKHALTRQFEDLYRVLHGESVELEPLAD is encoded by the coding sequence ATGAGACGGGTTGTATTCAATCAGAAAGGCGGTGTGGGTAAGTCCAGCATCACCTGTAACCTGGCGGCGATCAGCGCGGCCCGGGGCAAGCGCACCCTGGTGGTGGATCTGGATCCGCAAGGCAACTCAACACACTATCTGCTGGGCAAGCCGGCGTCTGAACTGAAAGATACCGCAGCGGACCTTCTGGAGCAGACCGTTGCCTTCAGTATGTTCACCCGCCGCCCGGATGAGTTTGTGCATGCCTCATCTTTCAATAATCTGTTTGTTCTGCCGTCCAGCCCGGAGCTGGACTTCCTGGAGCGCAAACTCGAAGCCAAGCACAAGATCTACAAGCTCCGTGAATTTCTGAAAAAGCTCAGCGAATCTTTCGATGAGATCTACATCGATACCGCGCCCGCCCTGAATTTCTACACCCGCTCGGCTTTGATTGCGGCTCAGCGGTGTTTGATTCCTTTCGACTGTGATGATTTCTCACGTCAGGCGTTGTACAACATTCTGCATGAAATCAAAGAGCTGCAGGAAGATCACAATCAGGAGTTGGTGGTGGAGGGTATCATTGCCAACCAGTTCCAGCCGCGTGCCAGCCTGCCCAAGCAGCTGGTGAAAGAACTCACGGAGGAGGGGTTGCCAGTGTTGCCGGTGCGGCTATCCAGCTCGGTAAAAATGAAAGAATCCCATCAAAGCCGGCAGCCGCTCATTCACATGGCGCCCAAGCACGCCTTGACCCGCCAGTTTGAAGACCTGTACCGGGTATTGCATGGAGAGTCGGTTGAACTTGAGCCCTTGGCCGACTGA
- the hda gene encoding DnaA regulatory inactivator Hda — protein MTTSQMVLGVKLRDDARFDNFHGDRNLDAALRLEAVCTQPAGAPVVVICGDSDTGKSHLLQAVCHFAEQRGQSAVCISIGELMPFGPEALAGLEGHDVVCLDDLDLIAGDAHWEEAVFHLYNRILDRQGLLMVTLSEVPAALPFGLADLGSRLAHGLLVQLGVYRDEDRSRILMARAEQRGLVMSDDVAGFIMRRAPRRLGKLLGILDTLDENSLQAQRRLTIPFVKSVMGW, from the coding sequence ATGACCACGTCACAGATGGTTCTCGGGGTGAAGCTCCGTGACGACGCCCGGTTTGATAACTTCCATGGCGATCGCAATCTAGATGCGGCGCTCCGGCTGGAGGCGGTTTGCACGCAGCCGGCCGGAGCACCTGTTGTGGTGATCTGTGGTGACTCCGACACTGGCAAAAGCCATTTGTTGCAAGCGGTCTGTCATTTTGCCGAGCAGCGGGGCCAGAGCGCTGTGTGCATCAGTATCGGTGAGTTGATGCCGTTTGGGCCGGAGGCGCTTGCGGGATTGGAAGGGCATGATGTGGTCTGCCTGGATGATCTTGACTTGATCGCGGGTGATGCTCACTGGGAGGAGGCCGTTTTCCATCTGTACAACCGGATTCTGGACCGCCAGGGGCTGTTGATGGTGACCCTGTCGGAGGTGCCGGCGGCGTTGCCGTTTGGTCTCGCTGACCTTGGTTCCCGGCTGGCACACGGCTTATTGGTTCAGCTCGGTGTTTACCGGGATGAAGACCGGTCAAGAATTTTGATGGCCAGGGCCGAGCAGCGTGGTCTGGTGATGAGCGATGATGTGGCCGGATTTATCATGCGCCGGGCTCCGCGCCGCCTTGGTAAACTGCTTGGGATTCTGGACACACTGGATGAGAACTCCCTGCAGGCCCAGCGGAGATTGACCATTCCGTTTGTGAAGTCGGTAATGGGATGGTAG
- a CDS encoding CDP-alcohol phosphatidyltransferase family protein encodes MQRWRWIPNALTFLRILLIIPFAWALLEGNYRQSLLIFFLAAATDALDGFLARQFNWRSRLGAIADPLADKALLITAYLMLTITGIIPLWLFALVLGRDLVIVGGALMYHYGVGRFEMEPSIPGKINTFIQILVALAIIILMADLPMQPWVMDVGIWLVALSAIFSGCHYILIWGARAWRAKRS; translated from the coding sequence TTGCAGCGTTGGCGATGGATTCCCAATGCCCTGACATTCCTGCGGATACTGCTCATTATTCCGTTCGCGTGGGCATTGCTGGAGGGGAATTATCGCCAGTCGCTGTTGATTTTCTTTCTTGCTGCCGCAACTGATGCTTTGGACGGCTTTCTGGCGCGGCAGTTTAATTGGCGTTCCCGGCTCGGAGCCATTGCCGATCCGCTGGCTGATAAGGCATTGCTGATCACCGCTTACCTGATGCTGACCATCACCGGAATTATTCCGCTTTGGCTCTTCGCACTGGTACTTGGCCGCGATCTGGTCATTGTCGGCGGTGCATTGATGTATCACTATGGTGTTGGCCGTTTTGAGATGGAGCCGAGTATTCCGGGCAAGATCAATACCTTTATTCAGATTCTCGTGGCGTTGGCGATTATCATTCTGATGGCGGACCTGCCAATGCAGCCCTGGGTAATGGACGTTGGTATATGGCTGGTTGCCTTGTCGGCCATATTCAGCGGCTGCCATTACATTCTGATTTGGGGTGCGCGCGCTTGGAGAGCCAAACGCTCATGA
- a CDS encoding DUF2066 domain-containing protein, which translates to MTLWLVMAGALSMLLAGTASAVTVSGLYNIEVAVDGTGPNDLQTGYAEGLRRVLVRVSGTRDVLQLEGVDDVLKDAESLLLSYQVRRERGESRLQMSFGAVGVNRALASINAPVWGANRPLTLVWAAIEDRGERKLLTAAADDGAQGDSAVADWRRAFQAAAEERGLPLAFPPQSVQGDRALLSDLWGQFVGRIKEASSDLSHDALALMRVSRSGGQWRAGWVFDGMSMDASEQSVTAADPEELARRAVGRWADAYASRYAVAAGEVGEAPRVDIVLEGVNSLADYGNVGKALNSFTPVVSVGASRVRNERMTVQVTFTGELDQLKEYIALDPRFVVMEGQPEETAPAPRSATSVAPVAEPNGAEEPGEAGDQYPEGAMFVYQPLDDGDEQDAEQAFESLYQVLYYRWQPAPVVRGGGS; encoded by the coding sequence ATGACTCTGTGGCTGGTAATGGCCGGGGCATTGTCAATGCTGTTGGCCGGGACTGCGTCGGCAGTCACGGTGTCGGGATTGTATAATATTGAGGTGGCGGTCGACGGTACTGGCCCAAATGATCTTCAGACAGGTTATGCCGAGGGTTTGCGGCGGGTTTTGGTCAGGGTTTCGGGCACGCGGGACGTACTGCAACTTGAGGGCGTAGACGATGTGCTCAAAGACGCAGAATCCCTGCTGCTGTCCTACCAGGTACGTCGTGAGCGTGGCGAGTCCCGGTTGCAGATGAGCTTCGGGGCGGTTGGCGTCAATCGCGCCCTGGCTTCGATTAATGCCCCGGTCTGGGGCGCCAATCGCCCGCTCACACTGGTTTGGGCTGCGATTGAAGACCGCGGTGAACGCAAGCTGCTGACGGCAGCAGCGGATGACGGCGCACAGGGTGACAGCGCCGTTGCGGATTGGCGCAGGGCATTCCAGGCGGCAGCGGAAGAGCGCGGCTTGCCCCTGGCCTTCCCGCCGCAGAGTGTCCAGGGAGACCGGGCGCTGCTGTCGGATCTCTGGGGCCAGTTTGTGGGCCGCATTAAGGAAGCATCGTCGGATCTGTCTCATGATGCCCTGGCATTGATGCGTGTTAGTCGCTCTGGTGGCCAATGGCGCGCAGGCTGGGTCTTCGACGGTATGAGCATGGATGCTTCTGAACAGTCGGTGACCGCGGCAGACCCGGAAGAACTCGCTCGGCGTGCTGTTGGTCGCTGGGCCGATGCATATGCCAGCCGCTACGCGGTTGCTGCCGGCGAGGTAGGTGAGGCTCCGCGTGTGGATATCGTTCTGGAGGGGGTGAATTCCCTGGCCGACTACGGCAATGTCGGAAAAGCGCTGAACAGCTTTACGCCAGTGGTGTCTGTCGGTGCCTCCCGAGTGCGTAACGAGCGTATGACCGTTCAGGTGACCTTTACAGGCGAACTGGACCAGCTGAAAGAGTACATTGCGCTTGATCCCCGCTTTGTGGTCATGGAGGGGCAGCCAGAGGAAACTGCACCTGCACCGCGTAGTGCGACCTCAGTAGCGCCAGTTGCCGAACCGAACGGTGCTGAGGAACCGGGCGAGGCCGGCGACCAGTACCCGGAGGGTGCCATGTTCGTTTACCAGCCACTCGATGACGGCGACGAACAGGATGCCGAGCAGGCGTTCGAATCCCTGTACCAGGTGCTTTACTATCGCTGGCAGCCGGCTCCGGTTGTCCGTGGTGGCGGCAGCTAG
- the purM gene encoding phosphoribosylformylglycinamidine cyclo-ligase, translated as MSEQKPSLTYRDAGVDIDAGNDLVNRIKNTAARTRRPEVLGGLGGFGAMVSIPAGYREPVLVSGTDGVGTKLRLAMQLEKHDSIGIDLVAMCVNDLIVGGAEPLFFLDYYATGKLNVDIAAQVVDGIGKGCELSGCALVGGETAEMPGMYEGEDYDLAGFCVGIVERSEVIDGSRTQPGDVMLALGSSGPHSNGYSLIRKIIEVSGADLSQPMGDSTLADALMAPTRIYVKNILQLIREVDVRALSHITGGGLPENIPRVLPAGTVAAIDTQSWELPPVFQWLQNSGGVASEEMYRTFNCGIGMIVCVPADQKELAMDALNAMGEKVWQVGVIEAAGSADDEPKVRYAPGLLTA; from the coding sequence ATGAGCGAACAGAAGCCTTCCCTCACCTATCGCGATGCCGGCGTTGATATCGACGCAGGTAACGATCTGGTCAACCGCATCAAGAACACGGCAGCCCGTACCCGCCGCCCCGAAGTCCTCGGCGGGCTTGGCGGCTTCGGCGCCATGGTTTCCATCCCGGCCGGTTACCGGGAGCCGGTACTGGTCTCGGGCACCGACGGCGTTGGCACCAAACTGCGCCTGGCCATGCAACTCGAAAAGCACGACAGCATCGGCATTGATCTGGTCGCCATGTGCGTGAATGATCTGATCGTAGGCGGCGCAGAGCCCCTGTTTTTCCTCGATTACTACGCTACCGGCAAGCTGAACGTGGATATTGCCGCCCAGGTCGTGGATGGCATCGGCAAGGGCTGCGAGTTGTCCGGATGTGCACTGGTGGGTGGCGAAACCGCCGAAATGCCCGGCATGTACGAAGGCGAAGACTATGACCTGGCCGGTTTCTGTGTGGGCATTGTGGAGCGCAGCGAAGTCATCGATGGTAGCCGCACCCAGCCGGGTGATGTGATGCTGGCCCTGGGCTCTTCCGGCCCTCATTCCAACGGCTACTCACTGATTCGCAAGATCATTGAAGTCAGCGGTGCCGACCTGAGCCAGCCCATGGGCGACAGCACCCTGGCTGACGCGCTGATGGCGCCCACCCGCATTTACGTGAAGAACATACTGCAACTGATTCGTGAAGTGGACGTGCGGGCCCTGTCTCACATCACCGGCGGTGGCCTGCCTGAAAATATCCCCAGAGTGCTGCCGGCTGGCACCGTTGCAGCCATCGACACCCAGAGCTGGGAACTGCCACCGGTATTCCAGTGGCTGCAAAACTCCGGCGGTGTCGCCAGTGAGGAAATGTACCGCACCTTTAACTGCGGTATTGGCATGATTGTCTGCGTTCCCGCCGACCAGAAAGAGCTGGCCATGGATGCCCTTAACGCCATGGGCGAGAAAGTATGGCAGGTAGGCGTCATTGAAGCGGCCGGCTCAGCCGATGATGAGCCTAAAGTGCGCTACGCACCGGGATTACTCACGGCATGA
- the purN gene encoding phosphoribosylglycinamide formyltransferase, translating to MKADPAPLPTILVLASGSGTNLQALIDASRNRDFPGDIVAVGCNKPGAFALERAAQANIKTFVINHKDYGSREEFDGALMAEIRRHNPDLIVLAGFMRILTKDFVRAFRGKMLNIHPSLLPAYTGLNTHQRVLEAGDRVHGVSIHFVTEELDGGPVIAQAEVAVLENDTPDSLAERVQQQEHVLYPIVVRWFCEGRIQLASDGVLFDGAPLSQPMRLPAS from the coding sequence ATGAAGGCTGATCCCGCGCCACTCCCGACCATCCTGGTACTGGCCTCCGGCAGCGGCACCAACCTGCAGGCGTTGATTGACGCCTCGCGGAACAGGGACTTCCCGGGCGACATTGTGGCCGTAGGCTGCAACAAACCCGGTGCCTTTGCCCTGGAACGGGCAGCCCAGGCGAACATCAAAACCTTTGTGATCAATCACAAGGACTACGGCAGCCGTGAGGAATTCGACGGTGCCCTGATGGCCGAGATCCGCCGCCACAACCCGGATCTGATTGTGCTGGCAGGCTTCATGCGGATTCTGACCAAAGACTTTGTTCGGGCCTTCCGCGGCAAGATGCTGAACATTCACCCATCCCTGCTGCCAGCTTATACCGGCCTGAACACGCACCAGAGGGTACTGGAGGCTGGCGACAGGGTGCATGGCGTGTCCATCCACTTCGTAACCGAAGAACTGGACGGCGGGCCGGTGATTGCCCAGGCCGAGGTAGCCGTGCTGGAAAACGATACGCCTGACTCACTGGCGGAGCGGGTTCAGCAACAGGAGCACGTGCTATACCCGATCGTGGTTCGCTGGTTCTGTGAAGGCCGGATTCAACTGGCGAGTGACGGCGTGCTCTTTGATGGCGCCCCCCTGTCACAACCCATGCGCTTACCCGCCAGCTGA
- a CDS encoding DUF3108 domain-containing protein: MKTLRASSRIVTWLAGLWFGLASLTVAAADTQDTTPALFPHEATYSASMSKGISLSGAGTRTLTDQGNNVWLYRTQVRSFIADIDESVVLLWEDDRVVPLRYRYSLKGLMIRNREQSIDFDWQTGIATGKYRGKSFELELKDGALDPLGFQLQMHQDLKAGERDLTYNIIDKGRYNEDRFAVVDDDSTINTNGQTTQTLKVEKVRGEDSKRQTLMWIDPNQGHLLLRLLQVEPDGSEYELKLKDATIRD, from the coding sequence ATGAAGACACTCAGAGCATCCTCGCGCATCGTTACCTGGCTGGCCGGACTCTGGTTCGGCTTGGCCTCGTTAACGGTTGCCGCAGCCGATACTCAAGACACGACCCCAGCCCTCTTCCCCCACGAGGCCACCTACTCTGCGTCCATGTCAAAAGGCATCAGCCTCAGCGGTGCTGGTACGCGCACCCTGACCGATCAGGGCAATAATGTCTGGCTGTATCGCACACAGGTAAGGTCGTTTATTGCAGATATAGACGAATCGGTGGTCCTTCTCTGGGAAGATGACCGCGTGGTTCCGCTTCGCTACCGCTACAGCCTCAAAGGCCTGATGATTCGGAATCGGGAACAGTCCATAGATTTCGACTGGCAGACAGGTATTGCAACAGGGAAGTACCGGGGCAAATCCTTTGAACTGGAGCTCAAGGACGGGGCCCTGGACCCACTGGGCTTCCAGCTGCAGATGCACCAGGATCTGAAAGCCGGTGAACGGGACCTGACTTACAACATCATTGATAAAGGCCGTTATAACGAGGATCGTTTTGCGGTTGTTGACGACGACAGCACCATCAACACCAATGGCCAGACAACACAAACCCTGAAGGTGGAAAAGGTGCGAGGCGAGGACTCCAAGCGCCAGACGCTGATGTGGATAGATCCGAACCAGGGCCACCTGCTGCTCAGATTACTGCAGGTGGAGCCGGATGGCAGCGAATACGAGCTGAAGCTGAAAGACGCGACCATTCGGGACTGA
- a CDS encoding valine--pyruvate transaminase — MKLSAFGRKFTADAGITSLMDDLGNAMASGEGMIMMGGGNPGHIPEIQERVQEILAGIAADEGQMRRLVGIYDPPQGEKQFIASLAELLNKEYNWGLKPENIALTNGSQAAFFMLFNMFGGDYGDGQRKHILLPLAPEYIGYADAGIEPGLFQAVRPDISFTDAHEFKYRVDFDAVEVTGETGAICVSRPTNPTGNVVTDEELARLEGLARQHDIPLIVDGAYGTPFPSLLFVDAQPTWNEQIILCLSLSKLGLPAARTGIVIAAEPIIKALSGINAIMNLATGSFGAMLAEPLVRSGEILSLSRDVVCPFYKAKMERAVEVFRDAMGEDSCRWYIHKPEGAMFLWLWFPDLPISSLELYQRLKQRGVLVVSGHYFFPGLPEDDWRHRHECLRVTYSQDDAQVAEGLRIIADEVKAVWAETGR; from the coding sequence ATGAAACTCTCTGCTTTTGGTCGTAAGTTCACCGCCGACGCCGGTATCACCTCCCTGATGGATGACCTGGGTAACGCCATGGCCTCCGGTGAGGGGATGATCATGATGGGAGGCGGTAATCCCGGGCATATTCCCGAGATTCAGGAACGGGTGCAGGAAATTCTGGCGGGCATCGCGGCAGATGAGGGGCAGATGCGCCGGCTGGTAGGGATTTATGATCCCCCCCAGGGTGAGAAGCAGTTTATCGCCTCGCTGGCGGAGTTGCTGAACAAGGAATACAACTGGGGGCTGAAGCCCGAGAACATCGCGCTGACCAATGGCAGTCAGGCGGCGTTCTTCATGCTGTTCAATATGTTTGGCGGCGACTATGGCGATGGGCAGCGCAAACACATCCTGCTGCCCCTGGCGCCGGAATATATTGGCTATGCCGATGCTGGTATCGAGCCCGGTCTGTTTCAGGCGGTCAGGCCCGACATTTCCTTCACCGACGCCCATGAGTTCAAATACAGGGTCGATTTCGATGCCGTGGAAGTCACCGGTGAAACCGGGGCTATCTGCGTATCCCGGCCCACCAACCCGACCGGCAATGTGGTCACTGATGAAGAGCTGGCAAGGCTCGAAGGCTTGGCCCGGCAGCACGATATTCCGTTGATTGTCGACGGCGCCTACGGCACACCGTTCCCCAGCCTGCTTTTTGTGGACGCCCAGCCCACCTGGAACGAGCAGATCATTCTTTGCCTGAGTTTGTCCAAGCTGGGTCTGCCGGCGGCTCGCACGGGTATCGTGATCGCGGCGGAGCCGATCATCAAGGCGCTGTCTGGCATCAACGCCATCATGAACCTGGCGACCGGAAGTTTTGGTGCCATGCTGGCGGAGCCATTGGTGCGGTCCGGTGAGATCCTGTCACTGAGCCGTGATGTGGTTTGTCCGTTCTATAAAGCCAAGATGGAGCGGGCTGTGGAGGTTTTTCGTGACGCCATGGGTGAGGACAGTTGCCGCTGGTACATCCATAAGCCAGAAGGCGCGATGTTCCTGTGGCTGTGGTTTCCTGATCTGCCGATTTCCAGCCTGGAGCTGTATCAGCGGCTGAAGCAGAGAGGGGTGCTGGTGGTGTCTGGCCACTATTTCTTCCCGGGCTTGCCGGAAGATGACTGGCGCCACCGTCACGAATGCCTGCGCGTAACCTACTCTCAGGACGACGCACAGGTGGCAGAAGGGCTGAGGATTATCGCAGATGAGGTAAAAGCGGTCTGGGCGGAAACCGGCCGCTAG